One Palaemon carinicauda isolate YSFRI2023 chromosome 4, ASM3689809v2, whole genome shotgun sequence DNA segment encodes these proteins:
- the LOC137639402 gene encoding tetra-peptide repeat homeobox protein 1-like produces the protein MGDGKGERTDGSERTAEEGQEREEGWDRTAGRGWTGQEGRTGEVRMGEVRGERTDGGGRTNGIGRMGEEGRERKAPYKDPLEAPYQGPLKSPYQVPLKASYQDPLKAPYQYPLKAPYQDPLKAPYQEPLKSPYQDPFEAPYQDPLKAPYQDPLEALYQGPLKAPYQGPLEAPCQDPPKALYQDLLKAPYQDPLKAPYQDPLKVPYQDPLKAPYQDPHEALYQGPLKAPYQDPLEAPCQDPLKLPYQDPLKAPYQDLLTAPYQDPLEAP, from the exons ATGGGAGACGGAAAAGGGGAGAGGACGGATGGGAGTGAACGGACGGCGGAGGAAGGACAGGAAAGGGAGGAGGGATGGGATAGGACAGCTGGGAGAGGATGGACCGGACAGGAAGGACGGACAGGAGAGGTCAGGATGGGAGAGGTACGAGGGGAGAGGACGGACGGGGGAGGGAGGACGAATGGGATAGGAAGAATGGGAGAGGAAGGACGGGAGAGGAAGG ccccatacaaggatccacTTGAAGCTCCATACCAGGGTCCACTTAAATCTCCATATCAGGTTCCACTTAAAGCCTCGTATCAGGACCCACTTAAGGCTCCATACCAGTACCCACTTAAAGCTCCATACCAGGACCCACTTAAAGCTCCATACCAGGAACCACTTAAATCTCCATACCAGGATCCATTTGAAGCTCCGTACCAGGATCCACTTAAAGCTCCATACCAGGATCCACTTGAAGCTCTATACCAAGGTCCACTTAAAGCTCCATATCAGGGTCCACTTGAAGCTCCATGTCAGGATCCACCTAAAGCTCTATATCAGGATCTACTTAAAGCTCCATACCAGGATCCACTTAAAGCTCCATATCAGGATCCACTTAAAGTGCCATACCAGGATCCACTTAAAGCTCCATACCAGGATCCACATGAAGCTCTATACCAAGGTCCACTTAAAGCTCCGTACCAGGATCCACTTGAAGCTCCATGTCAGGATCCACTTAAACTTCCATACCAGGATCCTCTTAAAGCTCCATATCAGGATCTACTTACAGCTCCATACCAGGATCCACTTGAAGCTCCATAG